A section of the Felis catus isolate Fca126 chromosome B2, F.catus_Fca126_mat1.0, whole genome shotgun sequence genome encodes:
- the LOC101095744 gene encoding LOW QUALITY PROTEIN: proteasome maturation protein-like (The sequence of the model RefSeq protein was modified relative to this genomic sequence to represent the inferred CDS: deleted 2 bases in 1 codon), with product MNARGLGSQLKDSIPVAELSASGPFESHALLQKGLPCVKNELLPSHPLELSEKKFQLNQDKMNFSTLRKIQGLFAPLKLQVGFKAVHQVQRLPFPPSSNLSRGILRGHDETLGFEDIPNDPSQSELMGEPRLMVEYKLGLL from the exons ATGAATGCCAGAGGACTTGGATCTCAGCTGAAGGACAGCATTCCAGTTGCTGAACTTTCAGCAAGTGGACCTTTTGAAAGCCATGCTCTTCTTCAAAAAGGTCTTCCTTGTGTGAAAAATGAACTTTTGCCTAGTCATCCTCTtgaattatcagaa aaaaaattccagctcaaccaagataaaatgaatttttccacACTGAGAAAAATCCAGGGTCTGTTTGCTCCACTCAAATTACAAGTGGGATTCAAGGCAGTGCATCAGGTTCAGCGTCTTCCATTTCCTCCAAGCTCAAACCTTTCACGGGGTATTTTGAGGGGTCATGATGAGACTCTTGGATTTGAGGATATTCCTAATGACCCGTCACAAAGTGAACTAATGGGAGAACCACGCTTGATGGTGGAATATAAACTGGGTTTACTGTAA